One Primulina huaijiensis isolate GDHJ02 chromosome 8, ASM1229523v2, whole genome shotgun sequence genomic region harbors:
- the LOC140982456 gene encoding probable pre-mRNA-splicing factor ATP-dependent RNA helicase DEAH4 isoform X2 has protein sequence MESKARLPILLFEEKIAETVDNNPVAVIIGETGSGKSTQLSQILHRKGYTRSGCIAVTQPRRVAAVSVSRRVSQELGVTLGKEVGYAIRFEDRTSEKTVIKYLTDGVLLRESLSDPELKQYSVIILDEAHERSLNTDILLGLMKRLIELRPLNLKVLITSATLDGEKVSRFFSNCPILNVPGKLFPVEIEHSSKMPKSYIEDSLSTAIGIHVREPAGDVLIFMTGQDDIEKMVAKLEERIQTLEEGTCMDAMVLPLHGSLPPELQVRVFTPPPLNCRRFIVATNIAETSLTVDGVVYVIDAGFVKQRQYNPLTGMYSLDAVQISKVQATQRAGRAGRTHPGKCYRLYTSAVYNDFLDVTIPEIQRSSLAGSVLYLKSLDLPDIDILKFDFLDPPSAESLEDALRQLYLIDAINEDGSITSLGRTMAELPLEPSLSRTLLEANEYGCLAQALTVAAMLSVETSLFLGQRKGVEKKRKQTLSRLPDGSGWGDHIQLLQIYELWDQTDYDINWCKDNNLQVRGMMFVKDVRAQLSDIMHKIAKGNLDVRSSNRRKEGQDYRALRKALCSGFANQLAERMMRHNGYRTLGFKSQLAQAHPASVLKLDEDGKLPNYIVYHELIATSRPFMRNVCAVESHWVGPILAKLDKLDIIKLSGGIKKVSPEKPLVENSNQPKDGADVAQLSDDRDAKISAARERFLARQAHR, from the exons ATGGAATCAAAGGCGCGTCTGCCGATCCTTCTGTTCGAAGAGAAAATTGCGGAGACAGTGGATAACAACCCTGTAGCCGTGATAATCGGGGAGACGGGTTCGGGTAAAAGCACTCAGCTTTCCCAAATTCTTCATCGGAAAGGGTATACGCGATCAGGTTGCATCGCCGTCACTCAGCCTCGTCGTGTTGCTGCTGTTTCGGTGTCTCG GCGTGTTTCTCAAGAACTTGGTGTGACGCTTGGGAAAGAAGTAGGTTATGCCATTCGTTTTGAAGATAGGACTTCGGAGAAGACAGTTATCAA ATACCTTACAGACGGAGTTCTACTTCGGGAAAGCCTTTCGGATCCAGAACTGAAGCAATATTCAGTTATCATATTAGATGAAGCTCATGAGAGGAGCTTGAACAC GGATATATTGCTGGGACTGATGAAACGGTTGATTGAATTACGCCCCTTAAATTTAAAGGTTTTGATCACTTCAGCTACTCTTGATGGTGAAAAAGTATCCAGATTTTTCTCTAATTGCCCAATTCTTAATGTCCCCGGGAAGTTATTCCCTGTGGAGATAGAACATAGCTCCAAGATGCCCAAGAGTTATATTGAAGATTCTTTAAGTACTGCCATCG GGATACATGTTCGAGAACCTGCAGGCGATGTCCTAATTTTCATGACGGGACAGGATGATATAGAGAAGATGGTTGCGAAATTGGAAGAGAGAATCCAAACTCTTGAGGAAGGGACTTGTATGGATGCTATGGTTCTTCCACTTCATGGATCTCTGCCTCCTGAATTGCAG GTTCGTGTTTTCACTCCTCCACCTCTCAACTGTCGTCGTTTTATCGTTGCTACAAACATTGCTGAAACTTCTTTAACTGTAGATGGTGTGGT GTATGTAATTGATGCCGGTTTTGTGAAGCAGCGGCAGTACAACCCATTGACTGGCATGTATTCACTTGATGCTGTCCAAATTAGCAA AGTGCAGGCTACTCAGCGTGCGGGCAGAGCTGGGAGAACGCATCCTGGAAAGTGCTATCGGTTGTACACTTCTGCTGTTTACAATGATTTTTTGGATGTTACAATCCCCGAAATACAGAGATCTTCCCTTGCTGGAAGTGTCCTCTATTTAAAATCATTGGACCTCCCTGACATTGATATACTCAAGTTTGATTTCCTTGACCCACCTTCCG CTGAGTCTTTAGAAGATGCCTTAAGGCAACTATATCTTATTGATGCCATTAATGAAGACGGGTCAATCACAAGTCTTGGACGGACCATGGCTG AACTCCCGTTGGAACCTTCTCTTTCAAGAACCTTGTTAGAGGCAAATGAGTACGGCTGCCTGGCTCAGGCTTTGACAGTTGCTGCTATGCTATCTGTTGAAACCTCTTTGTTTTTGGGTCAGAG GAAGGGTGTTGAGAAAAAGAGAAAGCAAACTCTTTCTCGCCTTCCTGATGGTTCTGGTTGGGGCGACCACATCCAACTGCTTCAAATTTATGAGCTCTGGGATCAAACTGACTATGACATCAATTGGTGTAAAGACAACAACTTGCAG GTGCGGGGAATGATGTTTGTCAAGGATGTGAGGGCACAATTATCTGACATAATGCACAAGATAGCAAAAG GTAACCTTGATGTCAGATCGAGCAACAGAAGGAAAGAGGGCCAAGATTACCGAGCTTTAAGAAAAGCTCTATGTTCGGGATTTGCAAATCAGCTGGCTGAGCGCATGATGCGGCATAATGGCTATCGGACGCTTGGTTTTAAGTCACAATTAGCTCAG GCACATCCAGCATCAGTTCTGAAATTAGATGAAGACGGAAAACTCCCGAATTATATTGTGTACCATGAGCTCATTGCTACATCAAGGCCATTTATGCGGAATGTTTGTGCAGTTGAGTCCCACTGGGTCGGCCCAATCTTGGCGAAACTTGATAAATTAGATATCATCAAGCTAAG TGGTGGAATTAAAAAAGTGTCTCCTGAAAAACCTCTAGTGGAGAACTCAAACCAACCCAAAGATGGTGCTGATGTTGCTCAACTTTCTGATGACCGTGATGCTAAAATATCAGCAGCCCGTGAACGGTTTCTCGCTCGACAAGCCCATAGGTAA
- the LOC140982783 gene encoding uncharacterized protein isoform X2, with translation MVLGLRSKHKRGASVRVQFIVHIQEIRPWPPSESLKSVQTVLIQWENGDQNSGSFLSVAGESNIVFNESFMLPITLHQDKKAGDKFKKNYLEFSLFEPRKDKAKGQLLGTASLNLADYGVIDHLLMINVPLTFKKISSISVQPALIISFDPVDRDSSNSSPKVPFLEYDDNSSEIASFTDDDASSHSSRAAGSSTIVSVTTSPSHNEKNGYGNAGIDSLKEQNKNLRPPSNDSLFDARNHVNDYVSLSKFSERSMTSVKNSVSPSIRSSPSSISFREILTKPNNTTIGFVRGSVYPNSHEVIANSNYKSSRNTQQYVEDKSFIRFSPEADIYRKSSSSQDKELQPEDVLIDDSHVGLANTIEERVRKDIQWDDQILEGTSRSTGNKLLEKLSDDNTKRQVTTRSDTLAPNRKSPLVPPSISNKPQLKHVKSVQIHGTAKGNGFLADFYAGGKATDLDVYDVYHKKGKLSAKQKGKEQKGQHFDSKNEWKTRIEMLEEELKEAAAVEVGLYSVVAEHASSGNKVHAPARRISRFYSNICRDGSQAKRSSAARAAVSGLVLVSKSCGNDVPRLTYWLSNSIMLRAIVSQIAAELPHSNVSRMKHDGPESESAGRMTNKQLDSSHMDGEINKPTEEFDDFEDVLTFIIALEKVESWLFSRIVESVWWQTFTPHMQPNLAKSSDRSNNSSDMKKSNGRRNNMGNHELGNLSIELWKKAFKDACERLCPIRAGGHECGCLSVLVRLVMEQLVNRLDVAMFNAILRESAEEMPTDPFSDPISDCKVLPIPAGKSSFGAGVQLKNAIGNWSRWLTDLFGIEDESYEDTNILVDGNKPKSFKAFRLLHALSNLMMLPFGMLADASTRKEVCPTFGPALIKRLLNNFVPDEFCPEPMPRNIIAALDSEDISDCHEDMVTSFPCTATPTKYSPPAAALLTCVGEVGSQVLQSSRLSTLKKSYASDDELDELDSPLTSIIPDSFLTSSALAKLSLMPKEKGGRNVVRYQLLREIWKDVE, from the exons ATGGTTCTCGGGCTGAGGTCGAAGCACAAACGGGGTGCTTCAGTCAGAGTTCAGTTCATTGTCCATATACAGGAGATTAGGCCATGGCCACCATCTGAGTCTCTTAAATCTGTTCAAACCGTTTTGATTCAGTGGGAAAATGGTGATCAGAATTCTGGTTCATTTCTCTCTGTTGCTGGGGAATCCAATATCGTATTTAATGAATCTTTCATGCTTCCTATTACTCTTCACCAAGATAAGAAAGCTGGCGACAAGTTTAAAAAGAATTATTTGGAGTTTAGCTTGTTCGAGCCTCGGAAAGATAAGGCTAAAGGACAACTCTTGGGGACAGCTTCATTGAATCTTGCAGATTATGGAGTGATTGATCATTTGTTAATGATAAATGTCCCTTTAACCTTCAAGAAAATTTCAAGTATTTCAGTCCAACCGGCTTTAATTATTAGTTTTGATCCGGTTGATAGGGATAGCTCTAATTCCTCACCTAAAGTTCCCTTCCTTGAATATGATGACAATAGCTCAGAAATCGCCTCTTTTACTGATGATGATGCTTCTTCACATTCATCGAGAGCCGCTGGTTCATCAACCATCGTGTCTGTAACAACTTCACCCTCTCATAATGAGAAG AATGGATATGGAAATGCTGGAATCGACTCTTTGAAAGAGCAAAACAAGAACTTAAGGCCTCCATCAAATGATTCGTTATTTGATGCTAGAAATCATGTAAATGACTATGTTTCATTGTCCAAGTTTTCTGAGCGAAGTATGACATCTGTCAAGAACTCTGTTTCCCCCTCCATTAGATCCTCTCCCTCATCCATAAGTTTCCGAGAGATACTTACTAAGCCTAATAACACCACAATAGGTTTTGTGAGGGGAAGTGTTTACCCCAATTCCCATGAAGTAATTGCTAACAGCAACTATAAAAGTAGCAGAAACACTCAGCAATATGTAGAAGACAAATCCTTCATAAGATTTTCTCCTGAAGctgatatttatagaaaaagcAGTTCTTCTCAAGATAAAGAGTTGCAACCAGAAGATGTTTTGATTGACGACTCACATGTAGGTTTGGCTAATACCATTGAGGAAAGGGTAAGAAAAGATATTCAATGGGATGATCAGATATTGGAAGGAACAAGCCGTTCTACAGGGAATAAGTTACTCGAGAAATTAtcagatgataatacaaaaagGCAGGTGACAACAAGAAGCGATACTCTTGCTCCAAATAGAAAATCTCCGTTAGTCCCACCATCCATCAGTAACAAACCTCAGTTGAAGCACGTAAAATCTGTGCAAATACACGGCACAGCTAAAGGGAATGGATTTCTGGCCGACTTTTATGCTGGGGGAAAAGCAACAGACCTCGATGTATATGATGTCTATCACAAGAAAGGTAAACTTAGTGCAAAACAGAAAGGAAAGGAACAAAAAGGTCAGCATTTTGACAGTAAAAATGAATGGAAAACTAGAATTGAGATGCTTGAGGAAGAACTGAAAGAAGCTGCAGCAGTTGAGGTTGGATTATATTCAGTAGTTGCTGAGCATGCCAGTTCGGGAAATAAGGTCCATGCCCCAGCTAGACGAATTTCAAGATTTTACAGTAACATTTGCAGAGATGGATCTCAAGCAAAGCGATCTAGTGCAGCAAGAGCTGCAGTGTCTGGTTTGGTTTTGGTTTCTAAATCATGTGGAAACGATGTCCCAAG GTTGACATACTGGTTATCAAATTCAATTATGTTGAGGGCCATTGTCAGCCAAATTGCTGCAGAATTACCACATTCTAATGTATCACGAATGAAACATGATGGTCCCGAATCTGAATCGGCGGGAAGAATGACAAATAAACAGCTAGACTCCTCTCACATGGATGGGGAGATTAATAAACCAACTGAAGAATTTGATGACTTTGAGGATGTCTTGACATTCATtattgcactagaaaaagtTGAATCTTGGCTCTTTTCTCGGATCGTCGAATCGGTTTGGTGGCAG ACTTTTACCCCACATATGCAGCCAAATCTAGCAAAAAGTAGTGATAGAAGTAACAACAGCTCAGACATGAAGAAATCGAATGGAAGAAGAAATAATATGGGTAATCATGAACTGGGAAACTTGTCTATAGAGTTGTGGAAGAAAGCATTCAAAGATGCATGTGAAAGGCTTTGTCCAATTCGGGCTGGAGGGCATGAATGTGGCTGCTTATCTGTGCTGGTTAGACTG GTAATGGAGCAGTTAGTTAACAGATTGGACGTTGCGATGTTCAATGCTATCCTACGTGAATCCGCTGAAGAAATGCCAACCGATCCTTTTTCTGATCCCATTAGTGATTGCAAAGTCCTCCCAATTCCAGCTGGAAAATCAAGCTTTGGAGCTGGTGTACAGTTAAAAAATGCT ATCGGGAACTGGTCCAGATGGCTCACAGATCTTTTCGGCATAGAAGATGAGTCGTACGAGGACACTAACATTCTTGTTGATGGCAACAAACCAAAATCTTTCAAGGCTTTCAGGCTCCTCCATGCATTAAGTAATCTTATGATGCTTCCATTTGGAATGCTTGCTGATGCGTCCACCAGAAAAGAG GTTTGCCCGACATTTGGTCCAGCCCTAATCAAAAGGCTTCTGAACAATTTCGTTCCTGATGAATTCTGTCCTGAACCGATGCCACGCAACATAATCGCTGCCCTTGATTCCGAG GATATTTCTGACTGTCACGAAGATATGGTCACATCCTTTCCTTGCACCGCAACTCCCACAAAATATTCACCGCCCGCAGCAGCTTTGCTAACTTGTGTGGGAGAAGTTGGAAGCCAAGTGCTTCAAAGTAGCAGATTATCAACACTCAAGAAATCATACGCTAGTGACGATGAGTTAGATGAACTCGACTCACCGTTGACATCAATTATTCCTGATAGCTTCCTCACTTCTTCTGCTTTAGCTAAACTCAGCTTGATGCCAAAGGAAAAGGGTGGGAGGAATGTTGTCAGATATCAGCTGCTTCGGGAAATATGGAAAGACGTTGAATAG
- the LOC140982783 gene encoding uncharacterized protein isoform X1, protein MLYSISINQPALAFNYLALAMVLGLRSKHKRGASVRVQFIVHIQEIRPWPPSESLKSVQTVLIQWENGDQNSGSFLSVAGESNIVFNESFMLPITLHQDKKAGDKFKKNYLEFSLFEPRKDKAKGQLLGTASLNLADYGVIDHLLMINVPLTFKKISSISVQPALIISFDPVDRDSSNSSPKVPFLEYDDNSSEIASFTDDDASSHSSRAAGSSTIVSVTTSPSHNEKNGYGNAGIDSLKEQNKNLRPPSNDSLFDARNHVNDYVSLSKFSERSMTSVKNSVSPSIRSSPSSISFREILTKPNNTTIGFVRGSVYPNSHEVIANSNYKSSRNTQQYVEDKSFIRFSPEADIYRKSSSSQDKELQPEDVLIDDSHVGLANTIEERVRKDIQWDDQILEGTSRSTGNKLLEKLSDDNTKRQVTTRSDTLAPNRKSPLVPPSISNKPQLKHVKSVQIHGTAKGNGFLADFYAGGKATDLDVYDVYHKKGKLSAKQKGKEQKGQHFDSKNEWKTRIEMLEEELKEAAAVEVGLYSVVAEHASSGNKVHAPARRISRFYSNICRDGSQAKRSSAARAAVSGLVLVSKSCGNDVPRLTYWLSNSIMLRAIVSQIAAELPHSNVSRMKHDGPESESAGRMTNKQLDSSHMDGEINKPTEEFDDFEDVLTFIIALEKVESWLFSRIVESVWWQTFTPHMQPNLAKSSDRSNNSSDMKKSNGRRNNMGNHELGNLSIELWKKAFKDACERLCPIRAGGHECGCLSVLVRLVMEQLVNRLDVAMFNAILRESAEEMPTDPFSDPISDCKVLPIPAGKSSFGAGVQLKNAIGNWSRWLTDLFGIEDESYEDTNILVDGNKPKSFKAFRLLHALSNLMMLPFGMLADASTRKEVCPTFGPALIKRLLNNFVPDEFCPEPMPRNIIAALDSEDISDCHEDMVTSFPCTATPTKYSPPAAALLTCVGEVGSQVLQSSRLSTLKKSYASDDELDELDSPLTSIIPDSFLTSSALAKLSLMPKEKGGRNVVRYQLLREIWKDVE, encoded by the exons ATGTTGTATTCAATCAGTATCAACCAACCAGCTTTAGCTTTTAACTATCTTGCTCTAGCTATGGTTCTCGGGCTGAGGTCGAAGCACAAACGGGGTGCTTCAGTCAGAGTTCAGTTCATTGTCCATATACAGGAGATTAGGCCATGGCCACCATCTGAGTCTCTTAAATCTGTTCAAACCGTTTTGATTCAGTGGGAAAATGGTGATCAGAATTCTGGTTCATTTCTCTCTGTTGCTGGGGAATCCAATATCGTATTTAATGAATCTTTCATGCTTCCTATTACTCTTCACCAAGATAAGAAAGCTGGCGACAAGTTTAAAAAGAATTATTTGGAGTTTAGCTTGTTCGAGCCTCGGAAAGATAAGGCTAAAGGACAACTCTTGGGGACAGCTTCATTGAATCTTGCAGATTATGGAGTGATTGATCATTTGTTAATGATAAATGTCCCTTTAACCTTCAAGAAAATTTCAAGTATTTCAGTCCAACCGGCTTTAATTATTAGTTTTGATCCGGTTGATAGGGATAGCTCTAATTCCTCACCTAAAGTTCCCTTCCTTGAATATGATGACAATAGCTCAGAAATCGCCTCTTTTACTGATGATGATGCTTCTTCACATTCATCGAGAGCCGCTGGTTCATCAACCATCGTGTCTGTAACAACTTCACCCTCTCATAATGAGAAG AATGGATATGGAAATGCTGGAATCGACTCTTTGAAAGAGCAAAACAAGAACTTAAGGCCTCCATCAAATGATTCGTTATTTGATGCTAGAAATCATGTAAATGACTATGTTTCATTGTCCAAGTTTTCTGAGCGAAGTATGACATCTGTCAAGAACTCTGTTTCCCCCTCCATTAGATCCTCTCCCTCATCCATAAGTTTCCGAGAGATACTTACTAAGCCTAATAACACCACAATAGGTTTTGTGAGGGGAAGTGTTTACCCCAATTCCCATGAAGTAATTGCTAACAGCAACTATAAAAGTAGCAGAAACACTCAGCAATATGTAGAAGACAAATCCTTCATAAGATTTTCTCCTGAAGctgatatttatagaaaaagcAGTTCTTCTCAAGATAAAGAGTTGCAACCAGAAGATGTTTTGATTGACGACTCACATGTAGGTTTGGCTAATACCATTGAGGAAAGGGTAAGAAAAGATATTCAATGGGATGATCAGATATTGGAAGGAACAAGCCGTTCTACAGGGAATAAGTTACTCGAGAAATTAtcagatgataatacaaaaagGCAGGTGACAACAAGAAGCGATACTCTTGCTCCAAATAGAAAATCTCCGTTAGTCCCACCATCCATCAGTAACAAACCTCAGTTGAAGCACGTAAAATCTGTGCAAATACACGGCACAGCTAAAGGGAATGGATTTCTGGCCGACTTTTATGCTGGGGGAAAAGCAACAGACCTCGATGTATATGATGTCTATCACAAGAAAGGTAAACTTAGTGCAAAACAGAAAGGAAAGGAACAAAAAGGTCAGCATTTTGACAGTAAAAATGAATGGAAAACTAGAATTGAGATGCTTGAGGAAGAACTGAAAGAAGCTGCAGCAGTTGAGGTTGGATTATATTCAGTAGTTGCTGAGCATGCCAGTTCGGGAAATAAGGTCCATGCCCCAGCTAGACGAATTTCAAGATTTTACAGTAACATTTGCAGAGATGGATCTCAAGCAAAGCGATCTAGTGCAGCAAGAGCTGCAGTGTCTGGTTTGGTTTTGGTTTCTAAATCATGTGGAAACGATGTCCCAAG GTTGACATACTGGTTATCAAATTCAATTATGTTGAGGGCCATTGTCAGCCAAATTGCTGCAGAATTACCACATTCTAATGTATCACGAATGAAACATGATGGTCCCGAATCTGAATCGGCGGGAAGAATGACAAATAAACAGCTAGACTCCTCTCACATGGATGGGGAGATTAATAAACCAACTGAAGAATTTGATGACTTTGAGGATGTCTTGACATTCATtattgcactagaaaaagtTGAATCTTGGCTCTTTTCTCGGATCGTCGAATCGGTTTGGTGGCAG ACTTTTACCCCACATATGCAGCCAAATCTAGCAAAAAGTAGTGATAGAAGTAACAACAGCTCAGACATGAAGAAATCGAATGGAAGAAGAAATAATATGGGTAATCATGAACTGGGAAACTTGTCTATAGAGTTGTGGAAGAAAGCATTCAAAGATGCATGTGAAAGGCTTTGTCCAATTCGGGCTGGAGGGCATGAATGTGGCTGCTTATCTGTGCTGGTTAGACTG GTAATGGAGCAGTTAGTTAACAGATTGGACGTTGCGATGTTCAATGCTATCCTACGTGAATCCGCTGAAGAAATGCCAACCGATCCTTTTTCTGATCCCATTAGTGATTGCAAAGTCCTCCCAATTCCAGCTGGAAAATCAAGCTTTGGAGCTGGTGTACAGTTAAAAAATGCT ATCGGGAACTGGTCCAGATGGCTCACAGATCTTTTCGGCATAGAAGATGAGTCGTACGAGGACACTAACATTCTTGTTGATGGCAACAAACCAAAATCTTTCAAGGCTTTCAGGCTCCTCCATGCATTAAGTAATCTTATGATGCTTCCATTTGGAATGCTTGCTGATGCGTCCACCAGAAAAGAG GTTTGCCCGACATTTGGTCCAGCCCTAATCAAAAGGCTTCTGAACAATTTCGTTCCTGATGAATTCTGTCCTGAACCGATGCCACGCAACATAATCGCTGCCCTTGATTCCGAG GATATTTCTGACTGTCACGAAGATATGGTCACATCCTTTCCTTGCACCGCAACTCCCACAAAATATTCACCGCCCGCAGCAGCTTTGCTAACTTGTGTGGGAGAAGTTGGAAGCCAAGTGCTTCAAAGTAGCAGATTATCAACACTCAAGAAATCATACGCTAGTGACGATGAGTTAGATGAACTCGACTCACCGTTGACATCAATTATTCCTGATAGCTTCCTCACTTCTTCTGCTTTAGCTAAACTCAGCTTGATGCCAAAGGAAAAGGGTGGGAGGAATGTTGTCAGATATCAGCTGCTTCGGGAAATATGGAAAGACGTTGAATAG
- the LOC140982456 gene encoding probable pre-mRNA-splicing factor ATP-dependent RNA helicase DEAH4 isoform X1 translates to MESKARLPILLFEEKIAETVDNNPVAVIIGETGSGKSTQLSQILHRKGYTRSGCIAVTQPRRVAAVSVSRRVSQELGVTLGKEVGYAIRFEDRTSEKTVIKYLTDGVLLRESLSDPELKQYSVIILDEAHERSLNTDILLGLMKRLIELRPLNLKVLITSATLDGEKVSRFFSNCPILNVPGKLFPVEIEHSSKMPKSYIEDSLSTAIGIHVREPAGDVLIFMTGQDDIEKMVAKLEERIQTLEEGTCMDAMVLPLHGSLPPELQVCLASNFVAMFFTVILYTCFLFQVRVFTPPPLNCRRFIVATNIAETSLTVDGVVYVIDAGFVKQRQYNPLTGMYSLDAVQISKVQATQRAGRAGRTHPGKCYRLYTSAVYNDFLDVTIPEIQRSSLAGSVLYLKSLDLPDIDILKFDFLDPPSAESLEDALRQLYLIDAINEDGSITSLGRTMAELPLEPSLSRTLLEANEYGCLAQALTVAAMLSVETSLFLGQRKGVEKKRKQTLSRLPDGSGWGDHIQLLQIYELWDQTDYDINWCKDNNLQVRGMMFVKDVRAQLSDIMHKIAKGNLDVRSSNRRKEGQDYRALRKALCSGFANQLAERMMRHNGYRTLGFKSQLAQAHPASVLKLDEDGKLPNYIVYHELIATSRPFMRNVCAVESHWVGPILAKLDKLDIIKLSGGIKKVSPEKPLVENSNQPKDGADVAQLSDDRDAKISAARERFLARQAHR, encoded by the exons ATGGAATCAAAGGCGCGTCTGCCGATCCTTCTGTTCGAAGAGAAAATTGCGGAGACAGTGGATAACAACCCTGTAGCCGTGATAATCGGGGAGACGGGTTCGGGTAAAAGCACTCAGCTTTCCCAAATTCTTCATCGGAAAGGGTATACGCGATCAGGTTGCATCGCCGTCACTCAGCCTCGTCGTGTTGCTGCTGTTTCGGTGTCTCG GCGTGTTTCTCAAGAACTTGGTGTGACGCTTGGGAAAGAAGTAGGTTATGCCATTCGTTTTGAAGATAGGACTTCGGAGAAGACAGTTATCAA ATACCTTACAGACGGAGTTCTACTTCGGGAAAGCCTTTCGGATCCAGAACTGAAGCAATATTCAGTTATCATATTAGATGAAGCTCATGAGAGGAGCTTGAACAC GGATATATTGCTGGGACTGATGAAACGGTTGATTGAATTACGCCCCTTAAATTTAAAGGTTTTGATCACTTCAGCTACTCTTGATGGTGAAAAAGTATCCAGATTTTTCTCTAATTGCCCAATTCTTAATGTCCCCGGGAAGTTATTCCCTGTGGAGATAGAACATAGCTCCAAGATGCCCAAGAGTTATATTGAAGATTCTTTAAGTACTGCCATCG GGATACATGTTCGAGAACCTGCAGGCGATGTCCTAATTTTCATGACGGGACAGGATGATATAGAGAAGATGGTTGCGAAATTGGAAGAGAGAATCCAAACTCTTGAGGAAGGGACTTGTATGGATGCTATGGTTCTTCCACTTCATGGATCTCTGCCTCCTGAATTGCAGGTTTGTCTTGCTTCTAACTTTGTTGCTATGTTCTTCACTGTCATCCTTTACACTTGCTTTTTGTTCCAGGTTCGTGTTTTCACTCCTCCACCTCTCAACTGTCGTCGTTTTATCGTTGCTACAAACATTGCTGAAACTTCTTTAACTGTAGATGGTGTGGT GTATGTAATTGATGCCGGTTTTGTGAAGCAGCGGCAGTACAACCCATTGACTGGCATGTATTCACTTGATGCTGTCCAAATTAGCAA AGTGCAGGCTACTCAGCGTGCGGGCAGAGCTGGGAGAACGCATCCTGGAAAGTGCTATCGGTTGTACACTTCTGCTGTTTACAATGATTTTTTGGATGTTACAATCCCCGAAATACAGAGATCTTCCCTTGCTGGAAGTGTCCTCTATTTAAAATCATTGGACCTCCCTGACATTGATATACTCAAGTTTGATTTCCTTGACCCACCTTCCG CTGAGTCTTTAGAAGATGCCTTAAGGCAACTATATCTTATTGATGCCATTAATGAAGACGGGTCAATCACAAGTCTTGGACGGACCATGGCTG AACTCCCGTTGGAACCTTCTCTTTCAAGAACCTTGTTAGAGGCAAATGAGTACGGCTGCCTGGCTCAGGCTTTGACAGTTGCTGCTATGCTATCTGTTGAAACCTCTTTGTTTTTGGGTCAGAG GAAGGGTGTTGAGAAAAAGAGAAAGCAAACTCTTTCTCGCCTTCCTGATGGTTCTGGTTGGGGCGACCACATCCAACTGCTTCAAATTTATGAGCTCTGGGATCAAACTGACTATGACATCAATTGGTGTAAAGACAACAACTTGCAG GTGCGGGGAATGATGTTTGTCAAGGATGTGAGGGCACAATTATCTGACATAATGCACAAGATAGCAAAAG GTAACCTTGATGTCAGATCGAGCAACAGAAGGAAAGAGGGCCAAGATTACCGAGCTTTAAGAAAAGCTCTATGTTCGGGATTTGCAAATCAGCTGGCTGAGCGCATGATGCGGCATAATGGCTATCGGACGCTTGGTTTTAAGTCACAATTAGCTCAG GCACATCCAGCATCAGTTCTGAAATTAGATGAAGACGGAAAACTCCCGAATTATATTGTGTACCATGAGCTCATTGCTACATCAAGGCCATTTATGCGGAATGTTTGTGCAGTTGAGTCCCACTGGGTCGGCCCAATCTTGGCGAAACTTGATAAATTAGATATCATCAAGCTAAG TGGTGGAATTAAAAAAGTGTCTCCTGAAAAACCTCTAGTGGAGAACTCAAACCAACCCAAAGATGGTGCTGATGTTGCTCAACTTTCTGATGACCGTGATGCTAAAATATCAGCAGCCCGTGAACGGTTTCTCGCTCGACAAGCCCATAGGTAA